From the genome of Blautia hydrogenotrophica DSM 10507:
CTGGTGGGAAGTTGGAGAGATGGAGCGAAGACTGTCAATCCAGAAGTGGAGACATCTGTGGTATATATCAGTGACATGGGAGATGTGGCGAAGGCCAGGGAGGCGGCACTGTCTTTGCAGGCAGCCGGCTGTGATGTGATTATGCATGAGTTGAATGCGGGAATGCAAGGCGTCATAGATGTGTGTAAAGAAAGCGGCATTTGCGTTTTGGGAAGAAGTGAGGCAGATAAGGAGTACGCGCCAGATCAGATTTTAACTTACACGGAATATAACTGGGACACAAAATATGTGGATCTGGTGAAGAGAACCATGAATGGCGATTTGCAGGGTGGAACCTATTTCTATGGTTTCCATACGCCTGAAGGGTCCGGTTTTCAGTTCCATTATGACGAAAATCAGGAGTGGAATCCAAGATTTGTATCCGAAGAACTGCTGGGAGAATTTCAGACGGAGGTCGTGGATATGTTTGTGAAGGAACCTGAGCGCAGCTATACCGTGGAAGATGCGGCGGCAGGGACGAAATAAGATAGAAAATGGAGGAAACCATGAGATTAGAGAATAAAACAGTAATCGTAACCGGGGCAGGAAGCGGTCTTGGAAAGGCAGTGGCTGTGGCGGCAGCCAAGGAAGGCGCAGCGGTGGTCCTGGCGGATATCAATGAAGACGCAATGAATAAGACTGCTCAGGAGATCAGAGAGAACGGGCAGAAGGCTCTTTGCAGCCAGGTGAATGTGTGCAGTCAGGAAAGTATTGGACAGATGCTTACAAAGGCAGTAGACACTTTTGGACAGGTGGACGCTCTGGTGAATTGTGCGGGTATTTTTTCCAGCATTCCGTTTTTAGAGCTGACAGAAGAAGACTGGGATAGAATGCTGGACATCAATCTGAAAGGCTCTTTTCTGTGCTCACAGGCGTTTATTCGTCAGCTTCTGAATCAGAAAACCGGAGGCTCTTTGGTATTTTTAAGTTCCATCAGCGGGTACATAGGATTTACAAAATCTGCTCACTACTGTGCTTCGAAAGGGGCTGTACGTCAGTTAAGCAAAGCGATTGCTCTGGAATTCGGGCCAAGTGGAATCCGTTCGAATGTGGTGGCACCGGGGACGATTGCCACACCGATGAACGATTGGATTATCAAGGACCCCAAAATGCATGCGCAGTCGGTGTCGTCGATTCCTATGGGAAGATTCGGAACTTCCCAGGAGATTGCCTCCGCGATTTTGTTTCTGATTTCTGACGAAGCGGCTTACTGTACAGGAGCAGAGCTGTTGGTGGATGGTGGACAGATCACCCACTGTTAAAATGCATGAAAAAAGACAATCAGGATAAAGGAGATGGAGTTATGAGATTAAAGGGAAAAGTAGCGATCGTGACCGGAGCGGGCAGCGGTCTGGGAAAGACCATTGCCCAGAAGCTGGCGGCAGAAGGAGCAAAAGTAGCTCTGGCAGATATTTCCATGGAAAATGCCCAAAAAGCAGCTGAGGAGATTCAAAAGACAGGAGGTGAGGCTGCGGCGTTTTTGGCAGACATCACCAGTGAAGAGCAGATACAGAAAATGTTTGCAGAAGTGGAAAGAGAGTTCGGAGGTATCGACCTTCTGTACAACAATGCGGGAGTGAGTCCTGTGGGAACTGTGGAGACCACGACTTATCAGGATTTTCAGAAAGTGCTGGCGATTGATTTATACAGTGTGTTTCTGGGGTGTAAGCATGTGATTCCATATCTGAGGAAGAGAGGCGGGGGAGTCATTATCAACACAGCGGGAACCTTTGGAATCAAACCGATTCCCAATAAAGTGGGGTATTCCTGCGCAAAGGCAGGGGTGATCAGCCTGACTAGATCGGTTGCCATTGACATGGCCAAGGACAACATACGCTGCAATGCGATATGTCCAGGATTTGTGGACACACCTTTGAACAAAGATTTTGTGGGTGAGGAGAGGGAAAATTTCCTGAAAACCTATCAGCCTATGGATTTGAAAGTACAGGCGGACGACATCGCCAATATGGCTGTATTTTTGGCATGTGAGGAGGCGCGGGCAGTCACCGGTCAGCCAGTGGTCGTGGACGGTGGAACGGAAGCCTGCCTGTATTATTGAAGATGAGCATGAGAGCAGATGGAAACCGTATTTTATCTAGGCTAGAAGAGCTGTACGAATGTGGAAAGATGCCGGACGGCACCCATTCCAGAGTGGCCTATACGCCACAGGAACGCAGGGGAAGACAGCTTTTCTCAGAATATTTTCGTCAACTGGGAATCACAGTTTTTGAGGATGCCGCAGGAAACCTGATTGCCCGTCTGGAAGGAAACGACCAACAGGCTCCGGCGATTGTCATAGGTTCTCATCTGGACACCGTGCTGGACGGAGGCAGATATGACGGAGTCTACGGCTGTGTGGGTGGACTAGAGATCGTCCAGCTGCTGACGGAACAGAAGAGGAAATTGAACCATCCGCTGGAAATCATAGTTTTTGCAGACGAAGAAGGGATCCGCTTCGGCAATGGAATGTTCGGGAGCAGTGCTTTTTGCAAAGCTTCGCTGAGTGAACTGGATGGACAAGAACGGGACATCTATGGGATGACCAGGGAAGAAGTTTTAAAGACTTGCGGTGTGGATTTGAAAGAGGCGGCTAAGGCAGCCAGGAAAAAAGAGTCAGTCCTATGTACCTTGGAGCTGCATGTGGAACAGGGAGGAAATCTGGACCGCAGAGGCGTTCCCATAGGAGTCGTCACCTCCATCGCGGGGGTGAGGCGCTATGCGGTATCTCTGACAGGAGAGGCGAATCACTCTGGGAGTACCAAGATGGAAGACAGACACGACGCTTTGGTGGCAGCGGCGAAGGTAATCGGTGGATTGCCGGATTTGGTTCGGAAGCTGGGAGAAGAATTTTCAGTGGGAACTGTGGGAAAGATTACAGCTTTGCCCGGGGCAGTCAATGTGATTCCAGGGCGGTGTGAATTTTTATTGGAATTTAGGGATTCCGACGAGGCCGTGATGGAACGGCTGGCCGTGGAATTTCAAAGGCGCTTACAGACTGTTTGCGATGGCGGAGGGCTGCGGATGAAGATGGAGCATCTTTCTTCCCATGTGCCAGGAAAGATGAATCGACAGATTCAAGAAGAAATTGCAAAAGCCAGCGAAAGACAGGGTATGCCTTATCTGAGGATGCCAAGCGGCGCGTTTCATGATTCACTGTGGCTGACACAGAGATTTCCGTCGGGGATGATCTTTGTTCCCAGTGTGGACGGAATCAGCCATTCTCCCAGAGAGTACACCAAGCAGGAAGATTTGGAGAACGGCGTAAATGTCTTGTTGGAGACCGTTTTGAGTTTAGATGAGAAAGAAGGAATAGAAGATGAACCAGTTTAATTTTACGATGCCAACGAAATTCTATGTTGGCTTTGGACAGGTAAATGTCCTCAGAGAGATTGCAGGAGAGTATGGAAAGAAAGCGCTTTTGTGTGCGGACTCCACGATGGGAGAACTGGGATTTTTGGAGAAAGTAAAAAATCTGCTGAAGGAGGCAGGTGTGGAGGTAGAAGTCATAGACGATGTACAGCCGAATCCCAAAGATGTGGATATCGACCGCCAAGTGGCTTATTTCCTGGAAAAAGGCTGTGACTTCACGGTGGGATTGGGAGGAGGCAGTTCCATGGATACCGCGAAGGCCGTGGCGTTTCTGGCGGCGCAGAACGACGGCTCTGTGAGAGACTATGTGGCAGGCGGGGTGAAATCTGCTCTGGAAGAGGTAAAACAGCCGTATCCGGTGATCTGTATCACAACTACAGCGGGGACTGGTTCAGAGGCGACGAAGTGGTTTGTGGTCACGGACACTGTGAATCATGACAAACCTGGAGTGGGCCACGACCTTTTGATGCCGTCTGTCTCCATCGTAGACCCAGAATTTATGATGTCCCTCCCGGCAAATGTGACCCGTTCCTGTGGGATAGACGTGCTGTTTCATGCGATGGAAGCCTATGTGGCAAAATGTGCCAACGCGTT
Proteins encoded in this window:
- a CDS encoding iron-containing alcohol dehydrogenase; amino-acid sequence: MNQFNFTMPTKFYVGFGQVNVLREIAGEYGKKALLCADSTMGELGFLEKVKNLLKEAGVEVEVIDDVQPNPKDVDIDRQVAYFLEKGCDFTVGLGGGSSMDTAKAVAFLAAQNDGSVRDYVAGGVKSALEEVKQPYPVICITTTAGTGSEATKWFVVTDTVNHDKPGVGHDLLMPSVSIVDPEFMMSLPANVTRSCGIDVLFHAMEAYVAKCANAFTDMAALEALRLVMKYLGRAIENGKEDREAREGMAWANTLGGIVIGEGNSGTVAIHALGHSIGGQTNAPHGLTMCPLAVPYIERTWRADMEKYANLTRVFGYGEDTMSTEELAALCPEAMRGVLKKFGCDLTMKDLGVTEEMIGPMTDSVFHTMGGVLNNSLVEFTREDVIALYKDAM
- a CDS encoding Zn-dependent hydrolase — translated: MRADGNRILSRLEELYECGKMPDGTHSRVAYTPQERRGRQLFSEYFRQLGITVFEDAAGNLIARLEGNDQQAPAIVIGSHLDTVLDGGRYDGVYGCVGGLEIVQLLTEQKRKLNHPLEIIVFADEEGIRFGNGMFGSSAFCKASLSELDGQERDIYGMTREEVLKTCGVDLKEAAKAARKKESVLCTLELHVEQGGNLDRRGVPIGVVTSIAGVRRYAVSLTGEANHSGSTKMEDRHDALVAAAKVIGGLPDLVRKLGEEFSVGTVGKITALPGAVNVIPGRCEFLLEFRDSDEAVMERLAVEFQRRLQTVCDGGGLRMKMEHLSSHVPGKMNRQIQEEIAKASERQGMPYLRMPSGAFHDSLWLTQRFPSGMIFVPSVDGISHSPREYTKQEDLENGVNVLLETVLSLDEKEGIEDEPV
- a CDS encoding SDR family NAD(P)-dependent oxidoreductase; amino-acid sequence: MRLKGKVAIVTGAGSGLGKTIAQKLAAEGAKVALADISMENAQKAAEEIQKTGGEAAAFLADITSEEQIQKMFAEVEREFGGIDLLYNNAGVSPVGTVETTTYQDFQKVLAIDLYSVFLGCKHVIPYLRKRGGGVIINTAGTFGIKPIPNKVGYSCAKAGVISLTRSVAIDMAKDNIRCNAICPGFVDTPLNKDFVGEERENFLKTYQPMDLKVQADDIANMAVFLACEEARAVTGQPVVVDGGTEACLYY
- a CDS encoding SDR family NAD(P)-dependent oxidoreductase, whose amino-acid sequence is MRLENKTVIVTGAGSGLGKAVAVAAAKEGAAVVLADINEDAMNKTAQEIRENGQKALCSQVNVCSQESIGQMLTKAVDTFGQVDALVNCAGIFSSIPFLELTEEDWDRMLDINLKGSFLCSQAFIRQLLNQKTGGSLVFLSSISGYIGFTKSAHYCASKGAVRQLSKAIALEFGPSGIRSNVVAPGTIATPMNDWIIKDPKMHAQSVSSIPMGRFGTSQEIASAILFLISDEAAYCTGAELLVDGGQITHC